The following proteins are encoded in a genomic region of Zea mays cultivar B73 chromosome 9, Zm-B73-REFERENCE-NAM-5.0, whole genome shotgun sequence:
- the LOC103639482 gene encoding uncharacterized protein translates to MLASSKQIDTPAHTLANETSPIMTRHGGSDNAASPSIIIHASSIALLRERFRNLQKVKEMRQGRELQRRARTAHTTDRAAGPSPSPSALSLGLHAANSSTTQQPSRWFLHPDLVRPSRPLRGPAYHHHGLIIAASAVQPPPPPSSWGGTTTTQNYSGYRSDVVVDVDTSLHL, encoded by the coding sequence ATGCTAGCTAGCTCCAAACAGATCGATACACCGGCCCACACGCTTGCTAACGAGACCTCTCCAATAATGACAAGGCACGGCGGCAGCGATAATGCCGCCTCCCCTTCCATCATCATCCACGCATCCTCCATAGCCCTCCTCCGAGAGCGGTTCAGAAACCTGCAGAAGGTGAAGGAGATGAGACAAGGAAGGGAGCTGCAGAGGCGGGCGCGCACCGCTCACACTACCGACCGCGCCGCCggtccgtcgccgtcgccgtcggctCTCAGCCTCGGCCTCCACGCCGCCAACAGCAGCACCACCCAGCAACCCAGCAGGTGGTTCTTGCACCCGGACTTGGTCCGCCCATCGAGGCCGCTGCGCGGGCCCGCGTACCACCACCATGGCCTTATTATTGCCGCCAGCGCcgtccagccgccgccgccgccgagctcgTGGGGAGGAACGACGACGACGCAGAATTATTCGGGATACCGGAGTGATGTCGTAGTAGACGTCGATACCTCGCTTCATCTGTAA
- the LOC100501464 gene encoding sulfate transporter 1.2 isoform X1, with product MPRTVSDGGEDHGADVASRTSSHRRMEHGHGYKVGIPPKKSLLTEFSDAVKETFFADDPLRQYKDQPKSKKLWLGLQHIFPVLDWSRRYSLSKFKGDFIAGLTIASLCIPQDIGYSKLANLPAEVGLYSSFVPPLIYAVMGSSRDIAIGPVAVVSLLLGTLLQNEIDPKTHPLEYRRLAFTATFFAGVTQAALGFFRLGFIIEFLSHAAIVGFMAGAAITIALQQLKGFLGIADFTKKSDIVSVMKSVWGNVHHGWNWQTILIGASFLAFLLVAKYIGKRNKKLFWVSAIAPLTSVIISTFFVYITRADKHGVAIVKNIRKGINPASASLIYFTGPYLATGFKIGVVAGMIGLTEAIAIGRTFAGLKDYQIDGNKEMVALGTMNIVGSMTSCYVATGSFSRSAVNYMAGCKTAVSNVVMSTVVMLTLLLITPLFKYTPNAILSSIIISAVLGLIDYESAYLIWKVDKLDFLACMGAFFGVIFSSVEYGLLIAVAISLAKILLQVTRPRTVLLGNLPRTTIYRNVEQYPDATKVPGVVIIRVDSAIYFTNSNYIKERILRWLRDEEEEQQHDQKLPKTEFLIADLSPVIDIDTSGIHALEELLKALEKRKIQLVLANPGPAVIQKLRSAKFTDMIGEDKIHLTVGDAVKKFAPKMVDNV from the exons ATGCCGCGAACGGTGTCTGATGGAGGAGAGGACCACGGTGCCGACGTTGCTAGCCGGACGTCGTCACACCGCCGCATGGAGCACGGGCATGGGTATAAGGTCGGCATCCCGCCGAAGAAGAGCCTCCTCACCGAGTTCTCTGACGCGGTGAAGGAGACGTTCTTCGCCGACGACCCACTTCGGCAGTACAAGGACCAGCCCAAGTCCAAGAAGCTCTGGCTCGGCCTGCAGCACATCTTCCCGGTGCTCGACTGGAGCAGACGCTATTCCCTCAGCAAGTTCAAGGGCGACTTCATCGCTGGGCTCACCATTGCCAGCCTCTGCATACCCCAG GACATCGGCTACTCTAAGCTTGCTAACTTGCCAGCAGAGGTGGGACTAT ACAGTAGCTTCGTGCCGCCTCTGATATACGCAGTGATGGGCAGCTCCAGGGATATAGCCATCGGTCCGGTGGCCGTGGTGTCGCTGTTGCTCGGTACTCTCCTTCAGAATGAGATTGACCCCAAGACACACCCGCTTGAGTACAGGCGGCTAGCGTTCACCGCAACCTTCTTCGCAGGGGTCACGCAGGCAGCGCTCGGATTCTTCAG GTTAGGGTTTATCATAGAGTTCCTGTCTCATGCTGCCATTGTCGGATTCATGGCTGGTGCTGCCATCACCATCGCTCTTCAGCAGCTGAAAGGGTTCCTTGGAATTGCAGACTTCACCAAGAAATCTGATATTGTATCTGTGATGAAATCAGTTTGGGGAAACGTTCACCATGGG TGGAATTGGCAGACAATACTGATAGGAGCGTCCTTCCTGGCATTCCTTCTGGTTGCCAAGTACATT GGGAAAAGGAATAAAAAGCTCTTCTGGGTTTCTGCAATCGCACCTCTCACTTCGGTGATCATATCCACATTTTTTGTGTACATCACTCGTGCAGATAAGCATGGTGTTGCAATC GTCAAGAACATAAGGAAAGGCATCAACCCAGCTTCAGCTAGTCTCATATACTTCACTGGCCCATACTTGGCGACAGGATTCAAAATTGGGGTAGTGGCTGGAATGATAGGGCTAACG GAAGCAATTGCAATTGGAAGAACGTTTGCTGGCCTCAAGGATTACCAGATAGATGGGAACAAAGAAATGGTGGCTCTAGGGACCATGAACATTGTTGGTTCAATGACTTCTTGCTACGTAGCCACAG GTTCTTTCTCGCGGTCAGCAGTCAATTACATGGCTGGCTGCAAAACAGCGGTGTCAAATGTTGTCATGTCCACTGTCGTGATGCTTACGCTGCTGCTGATCACCCCACTGTTCAAGTACACTCCAAATGCCATCCTCTCCTCAATCATAATATCAGCAGTGCTTGGTTTGATTGACTATGAGTCAGCTTACCTTATCTGGAAAGTCGACAAACTGGACTTCCTAGCATGCATGGGGGCATTCTTTGGAGTCATATTTTCATCAGTGGAGTATGGCTTGCTCATTGCG GTTGCGATATCTCTTGCTAAAATTCTTCTCCAAGTAACACGGCCAAGAACAGTTTTACTTGGAAACCTTCCACGAACGACTATATACAGGAACGTCGAACAGTATCCTGATGCTACCAAGGTTCCAGGGGTGGTAATTATCAGAGTGGATTCAGCTATCTACTTCACAAACTCCAACTATATTAAAGAGAG AATCCTGAGGTGGCTCAGAGACGAGGAAGAGGAGCAACAACATGACCAGAAGTTACCAAAAACTGAGTTTCTGATCGCTGATCTATCTC CTGTAATTGATATCGACACAAGCGGAATCCACGCCTTGGAGGAGTTGCTGAAAGCGCTTGAGAAACGCAAAATTCAG CTGGTTCTTGCCAATCCCGGGCCAGCGGTGATCCAGAAGCTCCGCTCGGCGAAGTTCACGGACATGATTGGTGAAGACAAGATACACCTCACGGTCGGCGATGCTGTGAAGAAATTTGCTCCCAAGATGGTGGATAATGTCTGA
- the LOC100501464 gene encoding Sulfate transporter 1.2: protein MPRTVSDGGEDHGADVASRTSSHRRMEHGHGYKVGIPPKKSLLTEFSDAVKETFFADDPLRQYKDQPKSKKLWLGLQHIFPVLDWSRRYSLSKFKGDFIAGLTIASLCIPQDIGYSKLANLPAEVGLYSSFVPPLIYAVMGSSRDIAIGPVAVVSLLLGTLLQNEIDPKTHPLEYRRLAFTATFFAGVTQAALGFFRLGFIIEFLSHAAIVGFMAGAAITIALQQLKGFLGIADFTKKSDIVSVMKSVWGNVHHGWNWQTILIGASFLAFLLVAKYIGKRNKKLFWVSAIAPLTSVIISTFFVYITRADKHGVAIVKNIRKGINPASASLIYFTGPYLATGFKIGVVAGMIGLTEAIAIGRTFAGLKDYQIDGNKEMVALGTMNIVGSMTSCYVATGSFSRSAVNYMAGCKTAVSNVVMSTVVMLTLLLITPLFKYTPNAILSSIIISAVLGLIDYESAYLIWKVDKLDFLACMGAFFGVIFSSVEYGLLIAVAISLAKILLQVTRPRTVLLGNLPRTTIYRNVEQYPDATKVPGVVIIRVDSAIYFTNSNYIKERILRWLRDEEEEQQHDQKLPKTEFLIADLSPVIDIDTSGIHALEELLKALEKRKIQVRSQTS, encoded by the exons ATGCCGCGAACGGTGTCTGATGGAGGAGAGGACCACGGTGCCGACGTTGCTAGCCGGACGTCGTCACACCGCCGCATGGAGCACGGGCATGGGTATAAGGTCGGCATCCCGCCGAAGAAGAGCCTCCTCACCGAGTTCTCTGACGCGGTGAAGGAGACGTTCTTCGCCGACGACCCACTTCGGCAGTACAAGGACCAGCCCAAGTCCAAGAAGCTCTGGCTCGGCCTGCAGCACATCTTCCCGGTGCTCGACTGGAGCAGACGCTATTCCCTCAGCAAGTTCAAGGGCGACTTCATCGCTGGGCTCACCATTGCCAGCCTCTGCATACCCCAG GACATCGGCTACTCTAAGCTTGCTAACTTGCCAGCAGAGGTGGGACTAT ACAGTAGCTTCGTGCCGCCTCTGATATACGCAGTGATGGGCAGCTCCAGGGATATAGCCATCGGTCCGGTGGCCGTGGTGTCGCTGTTGCTCGGTACTCTCCTTCAGAATGAGATTGACCCCAAGACACACCCGCTTGAGTACAGGCGGCTAGCGTTCACCGCAACCTTCTTCGCAGGGGTCACGCAGGCAGCGCTCGGATTCTTCAG GTTAGGGTTTATCATAGAGTTCCTGTCTCATGCTGCCATTGTCGGATTCATGGCTGGTGCTGCCATCACCATCGCTCTTCAGCAGCTGAAAGGGTTCCTTGGAATTGCAGACTTCACCAAGAAATCTGATATTGTATCTGTGATGAAATCAGTTTGGGGAAACGTTCACCATGGG TGGAATTGGCAGACAATACTGATAGGAGCGTCCTTCCTGGCATTCCTTCTGGTTGCCAAGTACATT GGGAAAAGGAATAAAAAGCTCTTCTGGGTTTCTGCAATCGCACCTCTCACTTCGGTGATCATATCCACATTTTTTGTGTACATCACTCGTGCAGATAAGCATGGTGTTGCAATC GTCAAGAACATAAGGAAAGGCATCAACCCAGCTTCAGCTAGTCTCATATACTTCACTGGCCCATACTTGGCGACAGGATTCAAAATTGGGGTAGTGGCTGGAATGATAGGGCTAACG GAAGCAATTGCAATTGGAAGAACGTTTGCTGGCCTCAAGGATTACCAGATAGATGGGAACAAAGAAATGGTGGCTCTAGGGACCATGAACATTGTTGGTTCAATGACTTCTTGCTACGTAGCCACAG GTTCTTTCTCGCGGTCAGCAGTCAATTACATGGCTGGCTGCAAAACAGCGGTGTCAAATGTTGTCATGTCCACTGTCGTGATGCTTACGCTGCTGCTGATCACCCCACTGTTCAAGTACACTCCAAATGCCATCCTCTCCTCAATCATAATATCAGCAGTGCTTGGTTTGATTGACTATGAGTCAGCTTACCTTATCTGGAAAGTCGACAAACTGGACTTCCTAGCATGCATGGGGGCATTCTTTGGAGTCATATTTTCATCAGTGGAGTATGGCTTGCTCATTGCG GTTGCGATATCTCTTGCTAAAATTCTTCTCCAAGTAACACGGCCAAGAACAGTTTTACTTGGAAACCTTCCACGAACGACTATATACAGGAACGTCGAACAGTATCCTGATGCTACCAAGGTTCCAGGGGTGGTAATTATCAGAGTGGATTCAGCTATCTACTTCACAAACTCCAACTATATTAAAGAGAG AATCCTGAGGTGGCTCAGAGACGAGGAAGAGGAGCAACAACATGACCAGAAGTTACCAAAAACTGAGTTTCTGATCGCTGATCTATCTC CTGTAATTGATATCGACACAAGCGGAATCCACGCCTTGGAGGAGTTGCTGAAAGCGCTTGAGAAACGCAAAATTCAGGTGAGAAGCCAGACCTCGTAA